The proteins below are encoded in one region of Indicator indicator isolate 239-I01 chromosome 34, UM_Iind_1.1, whole genome shotgun sequence:
- the MCAM gene encoding cell surface glycoprotein MUC18, with protein MARGQRAAGLALGWGCCLLLCCAAASKVEVSMPAVVEVERGGTARIECNFHIPENGSFAYLNWFYIDRANRVRLYHITSRETLEEETSYKGRLSLGEDKALSISRVTLQDSKIFVCQVGAGSYGVDEKHTELLIYKVPEAPEITASSGGISVQNSDTSEIAQCVSRNSFPPPNITWHKNGEQLEETEVKLTFTRTREASGLYTVTSSLFARVRRQDRHSRYHCAVHYRLRGQAHTLESRRVNVTVFYPAEHVKLQVMPSSTLVKEGDDVQLVCEADGNPAPVFSFYKRELEDWQDLSTLAESGVLNLHDVNKSSSGLYRCQTLDLDDLRQLEEDVELVVNYIEGVHVNMEPSSTLHEGDSVRLSCDAHSPVDLDYHWRDEKGKKVAEGNQLFLSNLTFETSSNFSCKVVAPSVPGLERSKQVAVAVQGKPRIVAISSPLYVQQDEVVNLTCKAIAYPKPSLHWSVNGTAHEYSDNQHIASNLTVRVSHDLLRAGARCRVSNALGVTEQHIQLLDQKTAESKGVIIVAIIVSILVLAVLGSVIYFLHKKGKIPCGRAGKQDITKPEARKDKILVDVKSDKLSEEAGLLQGANGEKRPAADQSEKYIDLRN; from the exons ATGGCTCGGGGGCAGCGGGCGGCGGGACTCgccctgggctggggctgctgcctcctgctctgctgcg ctgcagccagcaaggtGGAGGTCTCCATgccagcagtggtggaagtggAGAGAGGAGGCACGGCCAGAATTGAGTGCAACTTCCACATCCCTGAGAATGGTTCCTTTGCCTACCTCAACTGGTTCTAT ATCGACCGTGCCAACCGGGTGAGGCTGTACCACATCACGAGCAGGGAGACCCTGGAAGAGGAGACAAGCTACAAAGGGCGACTGTCACTGGGGGAGGACAAGGCCCTCTCCATCAGCAGGGTGACACTGCAGGACTCCAAGATCTTTGTGTGCCAGGTTGGGGCAGGCAGCTATGGCGTGGATGAGAAGCACACCGAGCTCCTCATCTACA aggtccctgagGCCCCTGAGATCACGGCCAGCTCAGGAGGCATCTCTGTGCAGAACAGTGACACCTCAGAG ATCGCCCAGTGTGTGAGCAGGAACAGCTTCCCACCTCCCAACATCACGTGGCACAAGAACggggagcagctggaggaga CGGAGGTGAAGCTGACGTTCACACGGACGCGGGAGGCCAGCGGGCTCTACACCGTCACCAGCAGCCTCTTCGCCCGTGTGCGGCGCCAGGACCGCCACTCGCGCTACCACTGCGCCGTGCACTACCGCCTGCGGGGCCAGGCACACACCCTGGAGTCACGACGGGTCAACGTCACCGTCTTCT ACCCGGCGGAGCACGTCAAGCTGCAGGTGATGCCATCTTCCACGCTGGTGAAGGAAGGGGATGATGTGCAGCTGGTCTGTGAGGCTGATGGCAACCCAGCACCCGTTTTCAGCTTCTATAAGAGAGAG ctggaggacTGGCAGGATCTTTCAACGCTGGCAGAGAGTGGGGTGCTGAACCTGCATGATGTCAATAAGAGCAGCAGTGGCCTGTACAGATGCCAGACtctggacttggatgatctgcgacagctagaggaggatgtggAGCTTGTTGTGAACT ACATTGAAGGGGTCCATGTGAACATGGAGCCGTCCTCAACCCTTCATGAAGGGGATAGTGTGAGGCTGAGCTGCgatgcccacagccctgtggaCCTGGACTACCACTGGAGGGATGAGAAG GGCAAGAAGGTAGCAGAGGGCAACCAActcttcctgagcaacctgaccttcGAAACCTCCAGCAACTTCAGCTGCAAGGTGGTGGCACCAAGCGTGCCAGGGCTGGAGCGGAGCAAGCAGGTGGCTGTGGCCGTTCAGG GGAAGCCGAGGATCGTGGCCATCAGCTCCCCGCTCTACGTGCAGCAGGACGAGGTGGTGAACCTGACCTGCAAGGCCATTGCTTATCCTAAGCCCTCTCTCCACTGGAGCGTCAACGGGACg GCTCATGAGTACTCTGACAACCAGCACATCGCCAGCAACCTGACTGTGCGTGTGAGCCACGACCTGCTGCGGGCAGGAGCCAGGTGCAGGGTCTCCAACGCCTTGGGTGTCACTGAAcagcacatccagctgctgg ATCAAAAGACAGCAGAGAGCAAGGGGGTGATCATTGTGGCCATCATCGTCTCCATCCTcgtgctggctgtgctgggctctgtcATCTACTTCCTGCACAAGAAAGGGAAGATCCCCTGTGGCCGAGCTGGGAAACAGGACAT CACAAAGCCAGAGGCACGTAAAGACAAGATTTTAGTTGACGTTAAGTCAGATAAGCTTTCCGAAGAGGCTGGGCTCCTGCAGGGTGCCAACGGTGAGAAGAGACCTGCCGCTGACCAG AGCGAGAAATACATCGATCTGAGGAACTAG
- the RNF26 gene encoding E3 ubiquitin-protein ligase RNF26: MDLLFVLLRGLRMALDLLVLLLDVNFFLVSSLVSALLWLLAAACSLPAATAAGALACWDGLLLSLLSLARAAGSLALGAAQGLAGLLRGCCCGGLEGLKVAGHLLSHLALRGRELLHRELCGLLGCGQALARQVGEGLAIGTSLLAYLINSLVNVCLIGTQNLFTLVAALWDSVASPFLRVTDLLAAFLAHVSSGAIAVSILLWSPCQLAFELLASIAELFISIFFVNIYGLGLLLLIIVVSSFVFNPGLLWTLAGYMLSYFNTLPSYHRLQRDVWRLYQVAVLTLGMAMTSQAWRRLVDWSLQVTDWSLQVTNWSRGGRTTNQESNQRGAPVLAPRPAAPSRLALAGIGQLPAEHEDPLDAEQVPQARPALSRSAMAGQRLQLPREEPNTSRGKGPGRQQLNAAAADAEGTPDNDPWMLLKEQEERKKCVICQDQTKTVLLLPCRHLCLCQECTEVLLQQAIYQRNCPLCRQMILQTLNVYL; the protein is encoded by the coding sequence ATGGACCTACTGTTTGTGCTGCTCCGTGGGCTGCGGATGGCCCTGGACCTGCTAGTGCTGTTGCTGGATGTGAACTTCTTCCTCGTGTCGTCGCTGGTGTCGgcgctgctgtggctgctcgcCGCggcctgcagcctccctgccgCCACCGCCGCCGGCGCCCTGGCCTGCTGGGACGGGCTGCTCCTCTCGCTGCTTTCCCTGGCCCGGGCGGCCGGCTCCCTGGCGCTGGGCGCTGCGCAGGGGCTGGCCGGCCTGTTGCGCGGCTGCTGCTGCGGCGGCCTGGAGGGGCTCAAAGTGGCCGGGCACCTCCTGTCGCACCTGGCGCTGcgaggcagggagctgctgcaccGCGAGCTCTGCGGGCTGCTGGGCTGCGGCCAGGCCCTGGCCAGGCAGGTCGGAGAGGGCCTGGCGATCGGCACCAGTCTGCTGGCTTACCTCATCAACAGCCTCGTCAACGTGTGCCTCATCGGCACGCAGAACCTCTTCACCCTGGTCGCAGCCCTGTGGGACTCGGTCGCCAGCCCCTTCCTCAGAGTCACAGACCTGCTGGCTGCGTTCCTCGCCCACGTCTCCAGCGGTGCCATCGCTGTGTCCATCCTGCTGTGGTCACCTTGCCAGCTGGCCTTCGAGCTCCTGGCCTCCATTGCCGAGCTCTTCATCAGCATCTTCTTTGTGAATATTTACGGCCTGGGCTTGCTCCTCTTGATCATTGTGGTCAGCAGCTTTGTCTTCAACCCTGGACTGCTGTGGACGCTGGCAGGCTACATGCTGAGCTACTTCAACACTCTGCCTTCCTACCACCGCCTGCAGAGGGATGTGTGGCGTCTCTATCAGGTGGCAGTCCTGACGCTGGGCATGGCCATGACCTCGCAGGCTTGGCGCAGGTTGGTGGACTGGAGTCTGCAGGTGACCGACTGGAGCCTGCAGGTGACCAACTGGAGCCGGGGAGGCAGAACCACAAACCAGGAAAGCAACCAGCGAGGGGCACCTGTGCTGGCACCCAGacctgctgcccccagcaggctggcactggcagggattggccagctgccagctgagcatGAGGACCCTCTGGATGCTGAGCAGGTGCCACAAGCACGTCCTGCTTTGAGCCGAAGTGCCATGGCAGGACAGCGtctccagctgcccagggaggagccaaacacctccagggggaaaggtccagggaggcagcagctgaatgCAGCAGCTGCGGATGCTGAGGGCACTCCGGATAACGACCCCTGGATGCTCCTGAAGGAACAAGAGGAACGTAAGAAATGTGTCATCTGTCAAGACCAAACCAAGACAGTCCTGCTTCTGCCCTGCAGGCacctgtgcctgtgccaggaGTGCACagaagtccttctgcagcaggcCATCTACCAGCGCAACTGTCCCCTGTGCCGCCAGATGATCCTCCAGACACTCAATGTCTATTTGTGA
- the C1QTNF5 gene encoding complement C1q tumor necrosis factor-related protein 5, translating to MADEMKHLFLLFLLGLITSSWQIEDNKIPGLCSGQPGIPGTPGLHGGQGLPGRDGRDGRDGAMGMPGEKGEMGPPGAPGARGDVGSPGRDGAQGEKGAQGACAVAPRSAFSAKRSESRSPPQPDQPTRFDVVLINEQGHYDPATGKFTCEVPGLYYFAVHATVYRASLQFDIVKNGHSVASFFQYYGNWPKPTSLSGGALVRLEPEDEVWVQVGVGDYIGFYASVKTDSTFTGFLVYSYWQNSAVFA from the exons ATGGCAGATGAGATGAAgcacctcttcctcctcttcctcctcggGCTCATCACCAGCTCATGGCAGATCGAAGACAACAAGATccctgggctgtgctcagggcagCCAGGCATCCCGGGGACCCCAGGGCTGCACGGGGGTCAGGGTCTGCCAGGCAGAGATGGACGAGACGGCCGGGACGGGGCGATGGGAATGCCAGGGGAGAAGGGCGAGATGGGCCCTCCTG GAGCCCCCGGTGCCCGCGGGGACGTGGGCAGCCCCGGCAGGGACGGTGCGCAGGGCGAGAAGGGGGCGCAGGGCGCATGTGCGGTCGCTCCGCGCTCGGCGTTCAGCGCCAAGCGCTCCGAGTCGCGCAGCCCTCCGCAGCCCGACCAGCCCACCCGCTTCGACGTGGTGCTCATCAACGAGCAGGGCCACTACGACCCCGCCACCGGCAAGTTCACCTGCGAGGTGCCAGGCCTCTACTACTTCGCCGTGCATGCCACCGTCTACCGTGCCAGCCTGCAGTTCGACATCGTGAAGAACGGACACTCCGTCGCCTCCTTCTTCCAGTACTACGGGAACTGGCCCAAGCCTACCTCGCTCTCGGGGGGGGCCCTGGTCCGCCTGGAGCCCGAGGATGAGGTGTGGGTGCAGGTGGGCGTGGGGGACTACATTGGCTTCTATGCCAGTGTCAAGACAGACAGCACCTTCACCGGCTTCCTCGTCTACTCCTACTGGCAAAACTCTGCCGTCTTTGCCTGA